From Spiroplasma eriocheiris, the proteins below share one genomic window:
- a CDS encoding Vmc-like lipoprotein signal peptide domain-containing protein produces MRKLMMILASLTITATTATTVVACNNGTKENKVNVKDKYQVVPTVKNIKAAIQKDGVNPDDVDIDIQPGMKSAIIRYMPNTPNLPFLTKKIALEWATTDINQMLKILSVPYSKDDLGENVKPETALAIINILNGTQFTLDQVDVVVDNDSHIITLTPKAGSGLTGNAVTIDGQPITFNDIFQETNLGTIYIDKDLYDKYISNPSSNILFMAAAIMEFGGDRNRFPAYYKSTMATAMINAIGSAVVNIDPNTKKGTFSMETKVDGVIAQSGFTFNFTVDTNPRTYLTENNTKPTSGDTINVTLPGTYTEQNLDQLRYDLVKQLLGENFANKYKDIFYDEIWVLSFDANTKNAVLTPKPGSKIFEISDEAAAPLTGIPYYTLNVTFGG; encoded by the coding sequence AAGACAAATACCAAGTTGTCCCGACAGTTAAAAATATTAAAGCTGCTATCCAAAAAGATGGCGTAAATCCTGATGATGTTGATATTGATATTCAACCGGGAATGAAGTCAGCTATTATTCGTTATATGCCAAATACGCCTAACTTACCATTTTTAACAAAAAAGATTGCCTTAGAGTGAGCAACAACTGATATTAATCAGATGTTAAAAATTCTTTCGGTTCCCTATAGCAAAGATGACCTTGGTGAAAATGTTAAACCAGAAACAGCATTAGCAATTATTAATATTTTAAATGGAACTCAATTTACGCTTGACCAGGTGGATGTTGTTGTTGACAATGATAGCCATATTATTACGCTAACTCCAAAAGCAGGTAGTGGTTTAACTGGCAATGCGGTAACCATTGATGGTCAACCAATTACTTTTAATGATATTTTCCAAGAGACAAATTTAGGAACAATTTATATTGATAAAGATTTATATGATAAATATATTAGTAATCCGAGTTCTAACATATTATTTATGGCTGCTGCAATTATGGAATTTGGTGGTGATCGTAACCGTTTCCCCGCTTATTATAAATCAACAATGGCCACTGCTATGATTAATGCCATTGGTTCAGCGGTAGTTAATATTGATCCTAATACTAAAAAAGGGACATTTTCAATGGAAACAAAAGTGGATGGGGTTATTGCCCAATCCGGATTTACCTTTAATTTTACAGTTGATACTAATCCGCGAACATATTTAACCGAAAATAATACTAAACCAACATCAGGTGATACTATTAATGTGACATTACCAGGAACTTATACAGAGCAAAACCTTGATCAATTACGTTATGATTTAGTTAAACAATTATTAGGAGAAAATTTTGCTAATAAATACAAAGATATTTTCTATGATGAAATTTGAGTATTAAGTTTTGATGCCAATACTAAAAATGCAGTACTAACACCAAAACCAGGTTCGAAAATCTTTGAAATTTCAGATGAGGCTGCTGCACCATTAACTGGAATTCCATATTATACTTTAAATGTTACGTTTGGTGGTTAA
- a CDS encoding ABC transporter permease: MKKEFLHDNFNVIKNHFRLNWKLILFFVIFWLIITIDLLAMTLMSHLHGVKVPVIGNFTAEIKTSGSSTGTTLVSISQMLNWALFAGPGIVFFSIFSLVLINKNFIKEVNGGQINFWLVLPLSRKQIASAKMFYIIIANIIVFVPSFIIILIFAGISYDAKQWFGYVFLYGIQFILFIALLIMIYTLISVWLVEKTMTINIINALIAFWILITWIILLIYDMNPTQFPGLEYIKYISLQSMVVVPLKFSSSKIGSETIIPIDSSHDLYLKAYQHLQFNKIAITICTILLPILATGFGFCGVYLFNRKDLKI; encoded by the coding sequence ATGAAAAAGGAATTTCTACATGATAATTTTAATGTAATTAAAAATCACTTTCGCCTTAATTGAAAATTAATATTATTTTTTGTTATTTTTTGATTAATTATAACAATAGATTTATTAGCAATGACCTTAATGTCTCATCTTCACGGTGTTAAAGTTCCAGTGATAGGGAATTTTACAGCGGAAATTAAAACAAGTGGTTCTTCAACCGGAACGACCTTAGTTTCAATTTCGCAAATGCTAAATTGAGCATTATTTGCTGGTCCGGGGATTGTCTTTTTTTCAATTTTTTCCTTAGTATTAATTAATAAGAATTTTATTAAAGAAGTAAATGGCGGACAAATTAACTTTTGATTAGTTTTGCCGTTATCGAGAAAGCAAATTGCAAGTGCTAAAATGTTTTATATTATTATTGCAAATATAATTGTTTTTGTTCCATCTTTTATTATTATTTTAATTTTTGCCGGAATTAGCTATGATGCTAAGCAATGATTTGGTTATGTATTTTTATATGGAATCCAATTTATTTTGTTTATTGCCTTATTGATAATGATTTATACTTTAATTTCAGTATGGTTAGTTGAAAAAACAATGACAATTAATATTATTAACGCTTTGATAGCATTTTGAATTTTAATAACATGAATTATTTTGTTAATATATGATATGAACCCAACTCAATTTCCGGGATTAGAATATATTAAATATATTTCTTTACAATCAATGGTAGTTGTTCCGCTTAAATTTTCTTCATCAAAAATAGGTTCTGAAACTATCATTCCAATTGATAGTAGTCATGATTTATATTTGAAAGCATATCAGCATTTACAATTTAATAAAATTGCTATTACAATTTGTACAATATTATTACCAATATTAGCAACTGGATTTGGTTTTTGCGGAGTATATCTATTTAATCGGAAAGATCTAAAAATTTAA
- a CDS encoding glycosyltransferase family 2 protein, producing the protein MFLSIIIVTQNHPVKILRTLSSIKAQSDSDYEVILVDDSGFQPKSTALELLSDNFYNFDNKIQVISSLRGQGFSYAVNAAINIANGEYFLVLDEGQILKENAVATLKTKIKANHKELVPIDMLEFKLYYSTIKGESYLRNDLNKLLTPKIQKEVFANVHTLINTKVFRTQFIKDHRIEFINYVRNDSLFIYKALANSDGFLAIDDVLAEYELGTINYSVFDLLKQWVHIFNFYREIGLYKEYHEELEYAFIRFCLISFLRMVRLQNNKKLAIKGVVSAQNKIERRLRNFKDNKYVQNINDEKFAPIVQDIEGYLKNWKLTYAK; encoded by the coding sequence ATGTTTTTATCAATTATTATTGTAACCCAAAATCACCCCGTAAAAATTCTACGAACATTATCGTCAATAAAAGCACAAAGCGATAGTGACTATGAAGTGATCTTAGTTGATGATTCTGGATTTCAACCAAAATCAACAGCGTTAGAATTATTAAGTGATAATTTTTATAATTTTGATAATAAAATTCAGGTGATTTCAAGTTTACGTGGGCAAGGGTTTTCATATGCAGTTAATGCGGCAATTAATATCGCGAATGGGGAATATTTTTTAGTTTTAGATGAGGGACAAATTTTAAAAGAAAATGCTGTTGCTACTTTAAAAACAAAAATTAAGGCAAATCATAAAGAACTAGTTCCAATTGATATGTTAGAATTTAAGTTATATTACAGTACTATTAAGGGAGAAAGTTACCTTCGGAATGATTTAAATAAACTATTAACTCCAAAAATTCAAAAAGAAGTTTTTGCCAATGTGCATACTTTAATTAACACGAAAGTATTTCGAACACAGTTTATTAAAGACCATAGAATTGAATTTATTAATTATGTTCGTAATGATAGTTTATTTATTTACAAAGCACTAGCCAATAGTGATGGTTTTTTAGCGATTGATGATGTTTTAGCAGAATATGAATTAGGAACAATTAATTATAGTGTTTTTGATCTTTTGAAGCAGTGAGTTCACATTTTTAACTTTTATCGCGAAATTGGGTTATATAAAGAGTATCATGAAGAATTAGAATATGCTTTTATTCGGTTCTGTTTAATTAGTTTCTTACGAATGGTTCGTTTACAAAATAATAAAAAATTAGCAATTAAGGGAGTTGTCAGCGCCCAAAATAAAATTGAACGAAGATTACGAAATTTTAAAGATAACAAGTATGTGCAAAATATCAATGATGAAAAATTTGCCCCAATTGTGCAGGATATTGAAGGATATCTTAAAAATTGAAAACTTACTTATGCAAAATAA
- a CDS encoding RDD family protein, translating to MKVIDKKTTRQKQPSTPTPDFGDAKQITTKSDPSQPESENNNVQLSDDDYNYHQLSRPLRIIFARFLDLILSSIIPLVLSLTMRQWDPNHSVWAPIVVIIATFIIFFCYFVIIPYVWRGKTLGKWLMRITLVTTNDKLRMIVIFTRELFIIFIPWFVELIFNFVFDVIFKVNLGEILAGRTETSQIAAIVMKIVTTFYFLWYLGLAFGVYLNKNHQILFDKHFNLFIVKIKPNQVKKPKKKREAITRNKEHVHLKKDQPGNISDEALKEIEDL from the coding sequence ATGAAAGTTATTGATAAAAAAACCACCCGTCAAAAGCAACCTTCAACCCCAACGCCAGATTTTGGTGATGCTAAGCAAATAACAACAAAATCTGATCCTTCGCAGCCAGAGAGCGAAAATAATAATGTGCAACTTAGTGATGATGACTACAATTACCACCAGTTATCACGGCCATTGAGAATTATTTTTGCTCGTTTTTTAGATCTAATCTTATCAAGCATTATTCCGCTAGTTCTTTCGCTAACGATGCGTCAGTGGGATCCTAACCATAGTGTCTGAGCACCAATTGTGGTTATTATTGCAACGTTTATTATTTTCTTTTGTTATTTTGTTATTATCCCGTATGTATGAAGGGGAAAAACCTTGGGAAAATGGCTAATGCGGATTACCTTAGTGACTACAAATGATAAATTACGAATGATTGTAATTTTTACCCGTGAATTATTTATTATTTTCATTCCGTGGTTCGTTGAATTAATTTTTAACTTTGTTTTTGATGTAATTTTTAAAGTGAACTTAGGTGAAATTTTAGCAGGACGCACAGAAACTAGTCAAATTGCCGCCATTGTGATGAAAATAGTTACCACATTTTATTTTTTATGGTACTTAGGGCTTGCTTTTGGTGTATATTTAAATAAGAACCATCAAATATTATTTGATAAACATTTTAATTTATTTATTGTTAAAATTAAACCAAACCAAGTTAAAAAACCCAAAAAGAAACGCGAAGCAATTACGCGTAACAAAGAACATGTTCATTTGAAAAAGGACCAACCAGGAAATATTTCTGATGAAGCATTAAAGGAAATTGAAGATTTATAA
- a CDS encoding ATP-dependent helicase, giving the protein MLNEFIKDLNPNQREAVLAINGPVRVIAGAGSGKTRVIINKIAYLVRYGNHKPWRICALTFTNKAANEMKNRIVDLIGQEGRKTWISTYHALCVRILREDIETLGYPRSFNIIDTTDQDQIIRTIYKSANLKYDAQESRVVKSQISSWKNDFYSPSQVIDGAYENSDKKRWGYVYKEYEKRLKELNSLDFNDLILFTHRLFSYHKDILAKWQDRFDYLLVDEFQDTNDLQFDIIKWLSETKQNITVVGDPDQTIYSWRGAKIRLILNFEHYFKETQTIILDENYRSSQNILSLANDLIVNNTNRIKKELFTSKELGVKPILYHASSSLDESDFIASKIIQLVKKEDYHYQDILILYRANYLSRDIEGSLADYGISYRIYGAFKFYERKEIKDALALLKLVVNNEELALDRVLLFTPKIGPKAVEQVKAILKEHQVTFSQLLLEHFDLLPNSLKNNLTALSEAIFSVNSLLQDTQSVKIVIETLLEKSGYLKRLEDNLETERVENIKELIDGIAKFDFQNADLQGLELVNEYLQLISLQTDHDNDEINDDSVSLMTIHNAKGLENKVVFIVGLNEGIFPSIQAIKSGESELEEERRTLYVAITRARELLFISYADGYSYVTGNERFPSRFVKELNPDFLETIESDLLGTTVKYKSNYSLDGEWENSLSNFSNNALNTSSQPSHENWSIDDSVSHEIFGIGVVVKKIGANIQVIFPSPIGSKIISADSKAIKKVKN; this is encoded by the coding sequence ATGTTAAATGAATTTATTAAAGATTTGAATCCTAACCAACGCGAAGCAGTCTTAGCAATTAATGGACCGGTTCGAGTAATTGCTGGGGCTGGTAGTGGTAAAACACGTGTTATTATTAATAAAATTGCTTATTTAGTTCGTTATGGTAACCACAAACCATGAAGAATTTGTGCCCTAACTTTTACTAATAAGGCAGCTAATGAAATGAAAAATCGGATTGTTGATTTAATTGGCCAGGAGGGACGAAAAACTTGAATTTCAACTTATCATGCCTTATGTGTGAGAATTTTACGAGAAGATATTGAAACCCTAGGTTATCCGCGCAGCTTTAATATTATTGATACCACTGACCAAGACCAAATTATTCGAACAATCTATAAATCGGCAAACTTAAAATATGATGCCCAAGAAAGCCGAGTAGTAAAGTCACAAATTAGTAGTTGAAAAAATGATTTTTATTCACCAAGTCAAGTTATCGATGGCGCTTATGAAAATAGTGACAAAAAACGCTGAGGCTATGTTTATAAAGAATATGAGAAAAGATTAAAAGAATTAAATAGTTTAGATTTTAATGATTTAATTTTATTTACCCACCGTTTATTTTCTTATCATAAAGACATTTTGGCGAAATGACAAGATCGTTTTGATTATTTATTAGTTGATGAATTTCAAGATACGAATGATTTACAATTTGATATTATCAAATGATTATCAGAAACAAAGCAAAACATTACTGTGGTTGGTGATCCTGACCAGACTATTTATTCATGGCGGGGAGCTAAAATTCGCTTAATTTTAAATTTTGAACATTATTTTAAAGAAACCCAAACCATTATTTTAGATGAAAACTATCGTTCTAGTCAAAATATTTTATCCCTCGCCAATGATTTAATTGTTAATAATACCAATCGCATTAAAAAAGAATTGTTTACTAGTAAAGAATTAGGTGTCAAACCAATTTTATACCATGCGAGCAGTAGTTTAGATGAAAGTGATTTTATTGCCAGCAAAATTATCCAACTGGTGAAAAAAGAGGACTACCATTACCAAGATATTTTAATCTTATACCGTGCTAACTATTTATCTCGTGATATTGAAGGTTCCCTTGCTGATTATGGGATTTCTTATCGAATTTATGGGGCCTTTAAATTTTACGAACGGAAAGAAATTAAGGATGCCTTAGCATTATTAAAATTAGTAGTTAATAATGAAGAACTTGCTTTAGACCGGGTGCTATTATTTACTCCTAAAATTGGGCCAAAAGCCGTTGAGCAGGTGAAAGCAATTCTCAAAGAACACCAGGTAACTTTTAGCCAATTATTACTTGAGCATTTTGATTTATTACCAAATAGTTTAAAAAATAATTTAACGGCGCTTAGCGAAGCAATTTTTAGTGTTAATAGTTTATTACAAGACACTCAAAGTGTTAAAATAGTTATTGAAACCCTACTAGAAAAATCAGGTTATTTAAAACGTCTTGAAGATAATTTAGAAACTGAACGCGTAGAAAATATTAAAGAATTAATTGATGGAATTGCTAAATTTGACTTCCAAAATGCTGACTTGCAAGGTCTTGAATTAGTTAATGAATACTTACAATTAATTAGTTTACAAACCGACCATGATAATGATGAAATTAATGATGATAGTGTTTCATTAATGACAATTCATAATGCGAAAGGTTTAGAAAATAAAGTTGTTTTTATTGTTGGTCTTAATGAAGGAATTTTTCCTTCAATCCAAGCGATTAAAAGTGGTGAAAGTGAGTTAGAAGAAGAGCGTCGAACTTTATATGTTGCAATCACGAGAGCAAGAGAACTTTTATTTATTAGTTACGCCGATGGTTATTCATATGTTACCGGAAATGAAAGATTTCCTTCGCGTTTTGTTAAAGAGTTAAATCCGGACTTTTTAGAAACAATTGAAAGTGATTTATTAGGAACAACTGTTAAGTATAAAAGTAATTATAGTTTAGATGGGGAATGAGAAAATAGTTTAAGTAATTTTTCAAATAATGCTCTTAACACAAGTTCACAACCTTCCCATGAAAATTGATCCATTGATGATAGTGTTAGTCATGAAATTTTTGGAATTGGGGTTGTTGTGAAAAAAATCGGAGCTAACATTCAAGTTATTTTTCCTAGTCCGATTGGTTCAAAAATTATTTCAGCGGATAGTAAAGCTATTAAGAAAGTTAAGAATTAG
- a CDS encoding LacI family DNA-binding transcriptional regulator, whose amino-acid sequence MKIKNYKEIAKIAGCGVGTVSRYFSGGSISAEMYERIDAIVQRSNFVLKNPKNIDNIGVITTSILDYNTNLLIEKLAKKLWAQKLSLNIIYFDYQHQQLQDIIETFFQKKTKKIILLLNNLDELNHETLQTIEKYHHNLIIYGQKLANHNCVYLNYEKMMYDLTLQLIAKYQNVLYVSTVLEDKKELYRGYFKACHDSKIEPRYLHLKTANFNEDHHLLANSIADYQLNAVICVDEYSYLQAQSLHLANLMIANLYSPALQKGYLKANSYININFESITDNLVQLLINGNSEKLAVEIQHQIS is encoded by the coding sequence ATGAAAATCAAGAATTATAAGGAAATTGCCAAGATTGCTGGTTGTGGAGTAGGGACAGTATCACGCTACTTTTCGGGTGGTTCGATTTCGGCAGAAATGTATGAACGAATTGATGCGATTGTGCAACGGAGTAATTTTGTTCTTAAAAACCCTAAAAATATTGATAATATTGGAGTGATTACAACTAGTATTTTAGATTATAATACTAATCTTTTAATTGAAAAATTAGCAAAGAAATTATGAGCACAAAAATTATCTTTAAATATTATTTATTTTGATTATCAGCATCAACAGTTGCAAGATATTATTGAAACCTTTTTTCAGAAGAAAACTAAAAAAATTATTTTATTATTAAACAATCTTGATGAATTAAACCACGAAACTTTGCAGACAATTGAAAAATACCATCATAATTTAATTATTTATGGTCAAAAGTTGGCTAATCATAATTGTGTTTATTTAAACTATGAAAAAATGATGTATGATTTAACTTTACAATTAATTGCCAAATATCAGAATGTTTTATATGTTAGTACGGTGTTAGAAGATAAAAAAGAACTTTACCGGGGTTATTTTAAGGCTTGCCATGATTCAAAAATTGAGCCACGATACTTACATTTAAAAACAGCGAATTTTAACGAAGACCACCATTTGTTAGCCAATAGTATTGCTGATTACCAACTGAACGCGGTTATTTGTGTTGATGAATACAGTTATTTGCAAGCCCAGAGTTTACACCTTGCTAATTTAATGATTGCTAATTTATATTCTCCGGCCTTGCAAAAAGGATATTTGAAAGCTAATAGTTATATTAATATTAATTTTGAAAGTATTACTGATAATTTGGTACAATTATTAATTAATGGCAATTCAGAAAAGTTAGCAGTTGAAATTCAACACCAAATTTCCTAA
- a CDS encoding HPr family phosphocarrier protein has translation MASFKAVIIDPVGMHARPAALVVGEASKYSSDISIKTADKEGNLKSIMNVMALAIKTGTEVEIIANGSDADNAIAGIQKVMKDNKVI, from the coding sequence ATGGCATCATTTAAAGCTGTTATTATTGATCCTGTCGGAATGCACGCCCGCCCAGCAGCCCTAGTTGTTGGAGAAGCAAGTAAATATTCTTCAGACATTTCTATTAAAACTGCCGATAAAGAAGGAAATTTAAAATCAATCATGAACGTGATGGCCTTAGCAATTAAAACTGGAACTGAAGTTGAAATAATTGCCAACGGGAGCGATGCGGACAATGCTATTGCAGGTATTCAAAAAGTAATGAAAGATAACAAAGTTATCTAG
- the tsaD gene encoding tRNA (adenosine(37)-N6)-threonylcarbamoyltransferase complex transferase subunit TsaD, translated as MWILALETSCDETSVGIIHNNQVKTNVISSQIADHLKYGGVVPELAARLHLNNLNTVLSSAFLEANISPFDLDYIAYTEKPGLIGALHIGKIAAETLGSYLDIPVIKTNHLYGHIYAGAIDHQFKFPMLAVLVSGGHTQIVYLRKHLDFEILGTTLDDAIGECYDKVARMLGLNYPGGPVIDKLAQQGNPNTYRFPLPLDDGSYNFSFSGLKSACWNVINKAHQNHQEINLNDFCASFQKVCLEIIVKKTMKAIKEYHPQMLTLVGGVSANSALRAAFKSLARDGLEVIIPKLEYCTDNGAMIARVAYQMVLNKER; from the coding sequence ATGTGGATTTTAGCGCTTGAAACAAGTTGTGACGAAACAAGTGTTGGGATTATTCATAACAATCAGGTGAAAACGAATGTTATATCATCACAAATCGCCGACCATCTTAAATATGGTGGGGTGGTTCCAGAATTGGCAGCAAGATTACATTTAAATAATCTAAACACTGTTTTATCTTCCGCATTCCTAGAAGCAAATATTAGTCCCTTTGACCTTGACTATATTGCTTATACAGAAAAGCCCGGCTTAATTGGTGCGCTTCATATTGGTAAAATAGCCGCTGAGACCTTAGGCAGTTATTTGGACATTCCAGTTATTAAAACAAACCATTTATATGGTCATATTTATGCTGGCGCAATTGACCACCAATTTAAGTTTCCCATGCTAGCAGTTTTAGTTAGCGGGGGGCATACTCAAATCGTGTATTTAAGAAAGCATTTAGATTTTGAAATCCTTGGTACAACATTAGATGATGCAATCGGTGAGTGTTATGATAAAGTAGCACGAATGCTCGGATTAAATTATCCTGGAGGACCAGTTATTGACAAACTTGCGCAACAAGGAAATCCAAATACTTATCGATTTCCCTTACCATTAGATGATGGAAGTTATAACTTTTCATTTAGTGGTTTGAAATCAGCTTGTTGAAATGTTATCAATAAAGCACACCAAAATCATCAAGAAATTAATTTAAATGATTTTTGTGCTTCATTTCAAAAAGTTTGTCTGGAAATAATAGTAAAGAAAACTATGAAAGCGATAAAAGAATATCACCCACAAATGTTAACGCTAGTCGGGGGAGTATCGGCCAATTCTGCCCTACGTGCGGCATTTAAAAGTTTAGCACGAGATGGTTTAGAAGTTATTATTCCTAAATTAGAATATTGTACTGACAATGGTGCAATGATTGCTCGTGTAGCTTATCAAATGGTTTTAAATAAAGAACGCTAA
- a CDS encoding MurR/RpiR family transcriptional regulator, whose product MASFLSKLETFDSKNFTKKENEIIKFIKENMKEVTTMNIELLAQKVNTGYSAIYGLLKKMQIRGYRDFLISVASDVEIKSLDFENMESLMKKNYFDIINQNDSMIKTELVEKTLEAIKGAYRIFVIGMGSTNALSRTLALELYRFGFNAFDLDESEEDLLIRTKFMTKNDLIIAYSLFGDNESINKALQVAKEKGVKIIAISGKDMSKAVKLADWAHIISTPNQRANDHRIYVNKLLPWMYFTDDLINKVWESDIVDRDFVLSQQANQWD is encoded by the coding sequence ATGGCGTCATTTTTATCGAAATTAGAAACTTTTGATTCTAAAAATTTTACAAAGAAAGAAAATGAAATTATTAAATTTATCAAAGAAAATATGAAAGAAGTAACAACCATGAATATTGAACTATTAGCCCAAAAAGTAAACACCGGGTATAGTGCTATTTATGGGTTATTGAAAAAAATGCAAATTAGAGGTTATCGTGACTTTTTAATCTCAGTTGCTAGTGATGTTGAAATTAAGTCATTAGACTTTGAAAATATGGAAAGTCTAATGAAAAAAAATTACTTTGATATTATTAACCAAAATGACAGTATGATTAAAACTGAACTAGTGGAAAAAACATTAGAAGCAATTAAAGGAGCATACCGTATTTTTGTGATTGGAATGGGTTCGACTAATGCCTTATCAAGAACATTAGCGTTAGAATTATACCGTTTTGGTTTCAATGCCTTTGACTTGGATGAAAGTGAAGAAGACTTATTAATTAGAACTAAATTTATGACTAAGAATGATTTAATTATTGCTTATTCATTATTTGGGGACAACGAATCAATTAATAAAGCGTTACAAGTCGCCAAAGAAAAAGGAGTGAAGATTATTGCCATTTCGGGAAAAGATATGTCAAAAGCAGTTAAACTAGCTGATTGAGCCCATATTATTTCAACTCCGAACCAAAGAGCGAATGATCATCGTATTTATGTAAATAAACTATTACCTTGAATGTACTTTACTGATGATTTAATCAATAAAGTATGAGAATCAGATATCGTTGATCGCGATTTTGTATTATCACAACAAGCTAACCAATGGGATTAA
- a CDS encoding MurR/RpiR family transcriptional regulator, with protein sequence MMDNNNNISILSKLSMIQENLTKKEARVVDYIRENVNSLRDIKIEDLAKATGIGYSPIYSLISKLGFSGYRNFIIALGAEQEHLNSSNLKFEATEDIYNYYLDVIQRNNQIFDKDKMLATVNLLKKARNIYIAGIGNMGLATKELSNRLFRFGFMCNVLNEDEDSIKMRASLLHENDLLICMSLLGQTASVIEAAKEAKDNKASVVAITSKSNSELSKYADITHLIISSALYEKSEIFLSTLLPLIYWNDNLVQLLLSTDKDREYLDIRLKTNKIIKKYR encoded by the coding sequence ATGATGGACAACAATAACAATATTTCAATCTTATCGAAATTATCGATGATACAAGAAAATTTAACGAAGAAAGAAGCAAGGGTAGTTGATTATATTCGCGAAAATGTTAATAGTCTGCGTGATATTAAAATTGAAGATTTAGCGAAAGCAACCGGAATTGGTTATTCACCAATTTATTCTTTAATTAGTAAACTAGGATTCTCGGGTTATCGGAATTTTATTATCGCCTTAGGAGCTGAACAAGAACATTTAAACAGCAGTAATTTAAAATTTGAGGCAACGGAAGATATTTATAATTATTATTTAGATGTCATCCAACGTAATAACCAAATTTTTGATAAGGATAAAATGTTAGCAACCGTTAATCTTTTAAAGAAAGCCCGTAATATTTATATTGCGGGAATTGGAAATATGGGGTTAGCTACTAAAGAATTATCAAACCGCTTATTCCGTTTTGGTTTTATGTGTAATGTTTTAAATGAAGATGAAGACAGTATTAAAATGCGTGCAAGCTTATTGCATGAAAATGACCTGTTAATTTGTATGAGTTTATTGGGGCAAACTGCCTCTGTTATTGAAGCGGCTAAAGAAGCCAAAGATAACAAAGCAAGTGTGGTGGCCATTACTTCAAAAAGTAATTCGGAATTATCTAAGTATGCGGATATTACCCATTTAATCATATCTTCCGCTTTATATGAAAAAAGTGAGATTTTCTTATCAACTCTTTTACCACTAATTTATTGGAATGATAATTTAGTACAGTTATTGTTATCAACAGACAAGGACCGTGAATATTTAGATATTCGGTTAAAAACTAATAAAATCATTAAAAAATATCGTTAA
- the deoD gene encoding purine-nucleoside phosphorylase translates to MTPHIKAKKEEIAPVVLMPGDPLRAKYIAENFLDNYKLVNEVRNMFMYTGEYKGKKITIAGSGMGCPSIGIYSYELFKFYDVDTIIRIGSAGSYDLNVKIYDLVNASKVYGENSYAKIVADIDEQVLTAPGKVYEVINATAQEINQPVVTGTIHSSDVFYRKHPDDWKKIHDQYQAVCVEMESFALFANAIELKKNAACLLTISDSLVTGESTSPEERQTNFVKMMKLALESAIKL, encoded by the coding sequence ATGACACCACATATTAAAGCAAAAAAAGAAGAAATTGCCCCTGTTGTTTTAATGCCTGGGGACCCTTTACGTGCAAAATATATTGCGGAAAATTTCTTAGACAATTATAAGTTAGTTAATGAAGTACGAAACATGTTTATGTATACTGGCGAATACAAAGGCAAAAAAATTACCATTGCCGGAAGTGGAATGGGTTGTCCCAGCATTGGAATTTATTCATATGAATTATTTAAATTTTATGATGTCGACACAATTATTAGAATTGGGTCAGCAGGAAGCTATGATCTCAATGTTAAGATTTATGATTTGGTTAACGCTTCAAAAGTATACGGTGAAAACTCATACGCTAAAATTGTTGCTGATATTGATGAACAAGTGCTTACTGCTCCTGGGAAAGTTTACGAAGTAATTAATGCAACTGCGCAAGAAATCAACCAACCGGTAGTTACGGGAACTATTCACTCTTCGGATGTCTTCTATCGTAAACATCCCGATGATTGAAAAAAAATTCATGACCAATACCAAGCAGTTTGTGTAGAAATGGAATCATTTGCCTTATTTGCCAATGCTATTGAGCTAAAGAAAAATGCTGCTTGTTTATTAACAATTTCTGATTCATTAGTAACCGGAGAAAGTACAAGTCCGGAAGAACGCCAAACTAATTTTGTAAAAATGATGAAGCTAGCATTGGAAAGTGCTATTAAATTATAA